The Candidatus Poribacteria bacterium genome contains a region encoding:
- a CDS encoding methyltransferase domain-containing protein yields the protein MGRMEPVRDEAGLDYRSVAFWNERYETNTAGWDLGQPAPPLVSYVRSLDGEARGRLVVVGCGKGNDARFFAENGWQVVGFDFSDAAVREATALTAGKELPLRFVQQDILDPGDEHDGAFDTVVEHTCFCAIDPARRDDYVRAVHRMLKPGGRLVALFYAILPPDGPPFPVSVEEIRERFTPCFEEETLFVPEDSVERRRGCELFAVFRRRD from the coding sequence ATGGGGAGGATGGAGCCGGTGAGGGACGAGGCAGGTCTGGACTACCGCAGCGTCGCCTTCTGGAACGAGCGATACGAGACGAACACGGCTGGCTGGGACCTCGGGCAGCCCGCCCCGCCGTTGGTGTCCTATGTCCGATCTCTGGATGGCGAAGCGCGAGGGCGGCTCGTCGTCGTTGGGTGCGGCAAGGGGAATGACGCGCGATTCTTCGCCGAGAACGGCTGGCAGGTCGTCGGGTTCGACTTCTCAGACGCCGCCGTGCGCGAGGCGACGGCGCTCACCGCCGGCAAGGAACTCCCGCTTCGGTTCGTGCAGCAGGACATCCTCGACCCCGGCGACGAGCACGACGGCGCGTTCGATACGGTCGTCGAACACACCTGCTTCTGCGCCATCGACCCCGCGCGCCGCGACGACTACGTCCGCGCCGTCCATCGGATGCTCAAGCCGGGCGGAAGGCTCGTCGCGCTCTTCTATGCGATCCTCCCGCCCGACGGACCGCCGTTCCCTGTCTCCGTCGAGGAGATTCGCGAGCGGTTCACGCCCTGCTTCGAGGAAGAGACGCTCTTCGTCCCCGAAGACTCCGTCGAACGCCGGCGCGGATGCGAGCTCTTCGCCGTCTTCCGCCGCCGCGACTGA
- a CDS encoding ribosome biogenesis GTPase Der, translated as MSRHGRPLAGSVEAVGRSLRPAQTAAGQGEAVNLPVVAIVGRPNVGKSSLFNRMIGRRLAVVEDTPGVTRDRLYAEASWGGRTFSVVDTGGLDLLPDDPVIDRVKTQVEVAIREASVILFVVDVIAGITGDDILVAESLRTTSKPVLVVAHKADHPGLDANAAEAYELGFADVFPVSSIHRHGISDLMDATVSLLPEAGEPLTDADERRPIRIAIVGKPNAGKSSIINALIGEERVIVDDRPGTTRDAINVRFEWQSNEFELVDTAGMRRRTRIEARSVEQHAVLRATTSIERCDVAWLVLDVTQEISHQDKAIADLVDRHGKLCILVANKWDLVEKDHTTFNEFTEWVRDSFRAFDYLPIVFTSAVTRQRLDNLLELSLRLYTAGATRVPTAELNDFLRQTVVQQAPALVRGRRPSLKYITQVDVLPPTFAVFTNLPESVPDSYTRFLASRIRDQFGYEGVPLRILYRQSGNRTR; from the coding sequence CTGTCCCGTCACGGACGCCCCCTCGCCGGTTCCGTCGAAGCAGTTGGACGATCTCTTCGTCCAGCTCAAACGGCTGCCGGACAAGGAGAAGCCGTGAACCTTCCGGTCGTCGCCATCGTCGGGCGGCCCAACGTCGGTAAGTCGTCGCTCTTCAATCGGATGATCGGGCGGCGACTCGCCGTCGTGGAGGACACGCCGGGCGTCACCCGCGACCGCCTCTACGCGGAGGCGTCGTGGGGCGGTCGGACGTTCTCCGTCGTGGACACGGGAGGACTCGACCTGCTGCCCGACGATCCGGTCATCGACCGCGTCAAGACGCAAGTCGAGGTGGCGATCCGCGAGGCATCCGTCATCCTCTTCGTCGTCGACGTCATCGCCGGCATCACGGGCGATGACATCCTCGTGGCGGAGAGTCTGCGAACCACGAGCAAGCCGGTGCTCGTCGTAGCGCACAAGGCGGACCATCCGGGGCTGGACGCGAACGCCGCAGAAGCCTACGAGCTGGGTTTCGCCGATGTGTTCCCGGTGTCGTCCATCCACCGCCACGGGATCAGCGACCTGATGGACGCGACGGTCAGCTTGCTGCCCGAAGCGGGAGAACCTCTGACGGACGCGGACGAACGCCGCCCGATCCGCATCGCCATCGTCGGAAAGCCGAACGCCGGGAAATCATCCATCATCAACGCGCTGATCGGCGAGGAGCGCGTCATCGTCGACGACCGTCCGGGCACGACGCGCGACGCGATCAACGTCCGGTTCGAGTGGCAGTCCAACGAGTTCGAGCTCGTGGACACCGCCGGGATGCGCCGCCGCACGCGGATCGAAGCTCGTAGCGTCGAACAGCACGCGGTTCTTCGCGCGACGACGAGCATCGAACGGTGCGATGTCGCGTGGCTCGTGCTGGACGTCACGCAGGAGATATCGCACCAGGACAAGGCGATCGCCGACCTGGTGGATCGGCACGGCAAGCTCTGCATCCTCGTCGCCAACAAGTGGGACCTGGTCGAGAAGGACCACACGACCTTCAACGAGTTCACGGAGTGGGTCCGCGACTCGTTCAGGGCGTTCGATTATCTGCCGATCGTCTTCACGTCGGCGGTCACGCGGCAGCGGCTGGACAATCTGCTGGAGCTGAGCCTGCGTCTCTACACGGCGGGGGCTACCCGCGTGCCGACGGCCGAGCTCAACGACTTCCTACGCCAGACCGTCGTTCAACAGGCTCCGGCGCTCGTGCGGGGCAGGAGACCCTCGCTGAAATACATCACGCAGGTAGACGTGCTGCCCCCGACGTTCGCTGTCTTCACGAACCTGCCCGAGTCGGTTCCCGACAGCTACACGCGCTTCCTGGCGAGCCGCATCCGCGACCAATTCGGCTACGAGGGCGTGCCGCTTCGCATCCTGTATCGCCAGTCGGGGAACCGGACGCGCTGA